From the genome of Anoplopoma fimbria isolate UVic2021 breed Golden Eagle Sablefish chromosome 1, Afim_UVic_2022, whole genome shotgun sequence, one region includes:
- the LOC129089889 gene encoding protein Atg16l2 — protein sequence MGQLKHRDLNQHDQHQDLILLYTRLLEKTSLTKGILRESTRSPSSDSSCSVLSLLHQNNQLKKKTGELAYQVLELQQKVKDKELVLEEQRSSLLEVSRRLEGAFDSRQELQRQVEKVQEENGSLKTKYDNLLERQRREETKLREEKVKGDHLLENMIGPKQQAAARMNNRNQRRSRAREANLQKELQTAAGSKVTLDSCSSAPSSRSTSPKSPESRDGGHARLFRSSSVSSPRILSSIRELFQKRRGHSVCSLEEDQVFPVRISLSARVPVRALQVLEAHEQGINAVRFSSCSQLLATGGTDRQVKLWEVRAGSLTHRASLDGGTEGITCVEFDAAGSRILASSYDRSALLWRLDDSVPKWTLTGHSRKVTAARFSGCLHQVVTGSADRTIRLWDLQRAACVQVVAVPSYCSDLVCSENFIISGHFDSKIRVWDTRTLRCVQELPAQGKVTSLDISSDQRQLLSCCRDDCLQLVDLRGRSNDRVCFRAEGFTCGSDSTKAVISPDGCFLAAGSADGAVYIWNVSTGNLETRLPDRHSSSISAVAWSLSGEYVVSVDRSRLAVLWSDI from the exons ATGGGTCAGCTGAAGCACCGAGACCTGAACCAGCACGACCAGCACCAGGACCTGATCCTCCTCT ACACTCGGCTGCTGGAGAAAACCAGCCTGACCAAAGGAATCCTGAGAGAATCCACCAG GAGTCCCTCCTCTGACAGCAGCTGCTCCGTCTTATCTCTGCTTCACCAGAACAaccagctgaagaaaaaaacaggagag TTGGCCTATCAGGtgttggagctgcagcagaaggTTAAAGACAAAGAACTCGTTCTGGAGGAGCAGCGTTCCAG TCTGCTGGAGGTCAGTCGGCGGCTGGAGGGTGCGTTTGATTCTCGTCAGGAGCTGCAGCGGCAGGTGGAGAAGGTTCAGGAGGAGAACGGGTCGTTGAAGACGAAGTACGACAACCTGCTGGAGCGTCAGAGACGGGAGGAGACCAAACTCCGAGAGGAAAAGGTCAAAGGGGATCATCTGCTGGAGAACATGATCGGCCCCAAACAGCAGGCCGCCGCCCGCATGAACAACCGCAACCAACGCCGCTCCAG AGCTCGAGAGGCGAACCTGCAGAAGGAGCTGCAGACTGCTgctgggtcaaaggtcaccctGGACAG ttgttCCAGCGCTCCGTCCTCCAGATCGACATCTCCAAAGTCTCCAGAGTCCAGAGACGGAGGACACGCCAGACTGTTCAG GTCTTCATCGGTTTCGTCTCCGAGGATCCTCTCGTCCATCAGAGAACTCTTTCA GAAGAGGCGGGGCCACTCTGTCTGCAGTCTGGAGGAGGATCAGGTGTTTCCTGTCAGGATCAGTCTGTCGGCCCGAGTACCTGTTAGAGCGCTGCAAGTACTG GAGGCCCATGAGCAGGGCATTAACGCTGTGAGGTTCAGCTCCTGCTCTCAGCTGCTGGCGAcgggagggacagacagacaggtcaaacTGTGGGAGGTCCGAGCAG GCTCGCTGACTCACAGGGCGTCTCTGGACGGCGGCACAGAGGGGATCACCTGCGTGGAGTTCGACGCCGCG GGTAGCAGGATCTTGGCGTCCTCCTATGATAGGTCGGCCTTGCTGTGGCGGTTGGATGACTCCGTTCCCAAG TGGACTCTGACGGGTCACAGCAGGAAGGTGACAGCAGCGAGGTTCAGTGGTTGTCTCCATCAGGTGGTGACGGGCAGCGCAGACAGAACCATCAGACTGTGGGACCTGCAGAGAGCCGCCT GTGTCCAGGTGGTGGCCGTGCCGTCTTACTGCAGTGATCTGGTTTGTTCTGAGAACTTCATCATCAGTGGACACTTTGACTCCAAGATCAGAGTCTGGGACACCAG GACGCTCCGCTGCGTTCAGGAGCTTCCCGCTCAGGGGAAAGTCACGTCGCTGGACATCAGCTCCGACCAGCGTCAGCTGCTCAGCTGTTGCCGTGACGACTGCCTCCAGCTGGTCGACTTGAGGGGGCGGAGCAACGACCGCGTGTGCTTCAG agcggAGGGCTTTACATGTGGCAGCGACAGCACCAAAGCTGTGATCAG TCCAGACGGTTGTTTTCTCGCTGCCGGATCAGCTGACGGTGCCGTTTACATCTGGAATGTTTCCACCGGCAACCTGGAGACCCGCCTACCTGACAGACACAG TTCGTCCATCAGTGCCGTGGCCTGGTCTCTGTCCGGTGAATATGTGGTCAGTGTGGACCGGAGTCGGCTGGCCGTCCTCTGGAGTGACATCTGA